GCCGCAGCAACGACGAGGTCGCGCTGAAGCTCCTGTCGACGGGCGGCCCGTCGCTGGACGACCGCGCGGCCCGGAGACTCGCGCGCGAATTCGAGACCCTGGCGGACCTGGCCCACCCCAACGTGGTGAAGGTCTTCGAGGCCGGCGTCCACGCGGGCCAGCCGTACCTGGCCATGGAGCTCATCGAGGGGCTCACGCTGCGCCACTACCTGGACGTGAGCTTCAACGACCTGCACACGCCCACGCCCTCCTCGCGCGGCCCGCTCGCCATCCGCCGCACCGCGGACGACGACTTCGGCAGCGTCGACAGCCCGGACGAGGACGAGGACGACGCCGTGGACGACGGCACCTTCGACCTGAACGCGTTCGCGGAGGAGGCGCCCAGCGAGGACCTGGCCAGCTTCCACGGCGCCGAGGACGACTCGGACCCGGACGGGATGCGGGGGGTGGACCCGCGCCGCGCGGCCCCTCGTGCGCAGCCGCCCTCGCGCGTGAGCACGCCGAAGGTGGCGGACCTCAACCGGCCGGAGCGCATGGGCAAGCTGAAGGACGCCATGCTCCAGGTGTGCGAGGCGCTGGCGTACATCCATGGCCACGGGCTGGTGCACCGCGACCTGAAGCCGTCCAACATCATGGTGGACGACGACCGGCAGGTGCGGCTGATGGACTTCGGCCTGGCCAAGTTCCTCGCGGACGACGCGGGCATCACCGCGGACGGCAAGCTCGTGGGCACCTACCGGTACATGGCCCCGGAGCAGATTCTCGGGGAGCCGCTGGATGGGCGCTCGGACCTGTACAGCCTGGGCGTCATCCTGTACGAGCTGATGAGCGGGCGTCCGCCGTTCGACGCGAAAACGCCGCACGAGCTGTGGCGTCAGGTGCTGGAGACGGAACCCCCGCCGCTGCTCGCGCTCAACCTGCATGGCGACCCGCAGCTGGCGCGGGTGGCCCATCGCCTCATCCGCAAGGAGCCGGACGACCGGTTCCAGACGGCCGAGGAAGTGTACGAGGCCCTCTCCGAGTGACCACGACGACGACGCACACCCTCACCGTGGACGCCGCCAAGGCGGGCCAGCGGGTGGACCTGTTCGTGGGCGAGGCCCTGGGCCTGTCCCGCGCCCGCCTCAAGCGCCTCTTCGAGGAGGGCCAGGTGCGCGTGGACGGCCGCCCCGCGAAGAAGGGGCTCACCATCACCGAAGGCCAGAAGGTCGCCGTGACGGTGGAGGAGTCCGTGCGCGAGGCCGTGCCCGACACGGACTTCCCGCTGGTCGTCCTGCACGAGGACGCCGCCCTGCTCTTCGTGGACAAGCCCGCCGGCCGGCCCTCGCACCCGCTGCAGCCGGGGGAGACGGGCACCGTGGCCAACGCCCTGGTGGCGCGCTACCCGGAGGTCGCGCAGGCGTCCCAGGACCCGCGCGAGGGCGGCCTGTGCCACCGGCTGGACGTGGAGACGTCCGGGGTGCTCGCCGTCGCCCGCACGCGCGAGGCGTGGACCGCGGTGCGTGAGGCCTTCAGCAACCGCACGGTGGACAAGCGCTACCTCGCCCTGGTGACGGGCCCGCTGGCGGACGAGGGCGAGGTGGAGGTGCCGCTGCGCCACCACCCGCGCCACCCGGACCGCGTGGAGCCCGCCCCCTACGGCGCCGAGGACGCGCGCGAGGCGCTGTCCCACTTCCAGGTGCTGGCCCGCTCCGGGGACTACAGCCTCGTGGAGGTGCGCATCCTCACCGGCGTGCTGCACCAGGTGCGCGCGCACCTGGCGGGCGTGGGCGCGCCGCTCGTGGGGGACGCGCTCTACGGCGGCCGCGAGGCGCCGGAATTGGGGCGGTTCTTCCTGCACGCCCGCTCGCTCACCGTGCCGCACCCGGTGACGAAGGAGCCCGTGAAGGTGGAGAGCCCGCTGCCGCCGGACCTGGTGGCGGAGCTTTCGCGGCACGGGCTGTCGTGGCCGGTGGCCGGCTAGTCCCCCATCACCTTGACGATGACGCGCTTGCGGCGCTGGCCGTCGAACTCCGCGTAGAAGCACTGCTGCCAGGGGCCCAGGTCCAGCTTGCCGGCGGTGACGGGGATCAGCACCTGATGGTGGACGAGCATGGACTTCAGGTGCGCGTCGCCGTTGTCCTCGCCGGTGCGGTGGTGGCGGTAGTCGGGGCCGGAGGGCGCCAGGTGCTGGAGCCAGTCCCAGATGTCCTCGTGGAGGCCGGGCTCGTCGTCGTTGACGAAGACGCCCGCGGTGATGTGCATGGCGGACACCAGCACCATGCCCTCCTGGATGCCGCTCTTCTTCACCAGGGCGGCCACGGTGTCCGTGAGGCGCACCAGCTCCCGGCGGGCTTTCGTCTCGAACCAGAGGTATTCGGTGAGGGTCTTCATGGGTCGCACTGTCAGAGGGGGCCACTAGAGTGACTCACGCCATGCGAGCCATCCTCCACGTGGACATGGACGCCTTCTATGCGTCCGTCGAGCAGCGCGACAACCCGTCCCTCCGGGGCAAGCCGGTCATCGTTGGCGGGCATGCACAGCGCGGCGTGGTGGTGGCCGCGTCCTACGAGGTGCGCCCCTTCGGCGTGAAGAGCGCGATGCCCATGGCCAGGGCGGTGAAGCAGGCGCCGCACGCCATCGTGGTGAAGCCGCGCTTCTCCGCGTACGCGGAGGCCAGTGAGCAGGTGTTCGCCATCTTCGAGCGGTACACGCCGCTGATTGAACCCCTGTCGCTGGACGAGGCCTTCCTGGACGTCACGGCGTCGGTGGGGCTGTTCGGCGCGGCGGCGGACATCGCGAAGCGGATCCGCAAGGAGATCGCCCACGAGCTGAACCTGCCGGCGTCCGCGGGCATCGCCACGGCGAAGTTCGTGGCGAAGATCGCCTCCGACCTGGCGAAGCCCAACGGCCAGCGCGAGGTGCGGCCGGAGGAGACGGTAGCCTTCCTGGCGGGGCTGCCGGTGTCGCGGCTGTGGGGCGTGGGGCCCAAGACGGAAGAGGCGATGAAGCGCGCGGGGCTCTCCACGATTGGTGATGTGGCGACGCGGGACGTGGCGTGGCTGGAGGAGCGCTTTGGCGCGGCGAGCGCGAAGCACCTGTGGGAGCTG
This genomic stretch from Corallococcus caeni harbors:
- the dinB gene encoding DNA polymerase IV; the protein is MRAILHVDMDAFYASVEQRDNPSLRGKPVIVGGHAQRGVVVAASYEVRPFGVKSAMPMARAVKQAPHAIVVKPRFSAYAEASEQVFAIFERYTPLIEPLSLDEAFLDVTASVGLFGAAADIAKRIRKEIAHELNLPASAGIATAKFVAKIASDLAKPNGQREVRPEETVAFLAGLPVSRLWGVGPKTEEAMKRAGLSTIGDVATRDVAWLEERFGAASAKHLWELSHGIDARDVVPDRAAKSVGAEDTFEEDLTGVEVLKPHVHAQALRVARRLRRAALKGRVVQLKLKFADFTLITRRTTLREATDDGQVIYRAALELLERAHEGKALRLTGVSVQLDDDEAQLGLFPAAAPKSSKLNEAMDRIAARFGSKAITMADIAGAEASDDDQHRSEKPVDKPKR
- a CDS encoding secondary thiamine-phosphate synthase enzyme YjbQ, encoding MKTLTEYLWFETKARRELVRLTDTVAALVKKSGIQEGMVLVSAMHITAGVFVNDDEPGLHEDIWDWLQHLAPSGPDYRHHRTGEDNGDAHLKSMLVHHQVLIPVTAGKLDLGPWQQCFYAEFDGQRRKRVIVKVMGD
- a CDS encoding RluA family pseudouridine synthase, with product MTTTTTHTLTVDAAKAGQRVDLFVGEALGLSRARLKRLFEEGQVRVDGRPAKKGLTITEGQKVAVTVEESVREAVPDTDFPLVVLHEDAALLFVDKPAGRPSHPLQPGETGTVANALVARYPEVAQASQDPREGGLCHRLDVETSGVLAVARTREAWTAVREAFSNRTVDKRYLALVTGPLADEGEVEVPLRHHPRHPDRVEPAPYGAEDAREALSHFQVLARSGDYSLVEVRILTGVLHQVRAHLAGVGAPLVGDALYGGREAPELGRFFLHARSLTVPHPVTKEPVKVESPLPPDLVAELSRHGLSWPVAG
- a CDS encoding serine/threonine-protein kinase, producing MPPKAIGPYRVLETLGSGGAGTVYRALDRRSNDEVALKLLSTGGPSLDDRAARRLAREFETLADLAHPNVVKVFEAGVHAGQPYLAMELIEGLTLRHYLDVSFNDLHTPTPSSRGPLAIRRTADDDFGSVDSPDEDEDDAVDDGTFDLNAFAEEAPSEDLASFHGAEDDSDPDGMRGVDPRRAAPRAQPPSRVSTPKVADLNRPERMGKLKDAMLQVCEALAYIHGHGLVHRDLKPSNIMVDDDRQVRLMDFGLAKFLADDAGITADGKLVGTYRYMAPEQILGEPLDGRSDLYSLGVILYELMSGRPPFDAKTPHELWRQVLETEPPPLLALNLHGDPQLARVAHRLIRKEPDDRFQTAEEVYEALSE